A stretch of DNA from Deltaproteobacteria bacterium:
CATCGAGGCCGTGGAGGAGTCCCTGGCGGAGACCTCCCGCGGCAACGCCGTGGTGTTGCCGCGTCGGCGCATCCACCACGCCAACCGGATGCTGTTCGGCGTGCTGCCGGGCTCCTTCAAGGGCGCCATGGGCGCCTACCTCCAGACCGACCGGGACCGGGTTATCCACCACGAGACGGTGATCCTCTATAGCGTCGAGACGGGTGAACCGCTGGTCCTGTTCCAGGACTGTGGCATCAACGAATTGCGCACGGGCGCGGCAGGCGGTGTCGGCGCCAAGCATCTGGCCCCACCCGACGCCACGCGGGTGGCGGTGATAGGGAGCGAGAAACACGCCTTCACGCAGCTAGAGGCCGTATGCGCGGTGCGTCCCATCGAGGCGGTCCGGGTGTTCAGTCCCACCCCGGCGAACCGGCTCCGATTCGCCGAACGCGCAGGGGCCGCTCTGGATCTGGAGGCAACGGCCGTGAACAGCGCCGAGGCCGCATTGGAGGGCGCGGACATCGTCATCACCGCCACCAACGCCCAGAGCCCGGTGTTCGAAGGCCGGTGCCTTCGTCCCGGCATGCACGTCACCTCCATTGCCAACGGCGACAAGACCCGCGTGCGCGAGGAGGTCGACCACGACACCATCCGCCGGGCCGCGCGTGTGTGCGTCACCTCGAAGGCCACCGTGGAAGCCAACGAAAGCGACCTGTTCCGCGCGGTGCGGGATGGAGTGCTGGACTGGGACGGCGTGTGCGAGCTGGGAGACGTGATCCTGGGCAACGCCCCCGGCCGCACCAGCGCGGAGGACATCACGCTCTTCAAGCTTCAGGGAATGGGAATCATGGATTTGGCGGTGGGGCTGCGGGCTTACGAGGTGCTGAAGGACTCGGAGAACGCGCAGAGAATTTGATTCCCCTCCGTCATTCCTGCCTTTCCTCCGTCATTCCCGCGAAAGCGGGAATCCAGGGATGGGGAGGGGCAAAGCGGAGGCGTTCCGTATTCTCAGCGCCGCGGCAGCCGCAAAATCTCCCGGCGCACCATGTCCTGCCAAGAGGCGCCCGGGCGGTCGGTCCAGTTGCCGGGAATGTCGATGATCTGACCCTTGCGCTTGAACGAATGCACGAGCCCCAGGGCGTCGGCGAGCAGGGACTCACGCCGGCGGCTCGCCCGCGGGCGTCCGAAGGTGCGGCCCACGGGGTTGTCGACGCACACCGCCCTCGGGGGCTTGACCCGCTCCACGATGTCGCGCACGGTGCCGATCAGCAGCGTCGGGATACCCGAGGCCTCCACCACGTTGGCGACGAGACTCACGGTCTCGTGGCAGTAGGGTCAGTAGGGGACCATGAGCGCGAGGTCCACGCGCATGGACGCGAGCCTGCGCGCCACCTCCGGCGCGAGCGTTCCGGTGATGGCCTCGTGGTCCGAGACGCCCCCATAGATGGAGAAGTGCGCCTGGGCGACGCTGCCGACGACGCCCTTCG
This window harbors:
- a CDS encoding ornithine cyclodeaminase family protein, encoding IEAVEESLAETSRGNAVVLPRRRIHHANRMLFGVLPGSFKGAMGAYLQTDRDRVIHHETVILYSVETGEPLVLFQDCGINELRTGAAGGVGAKHLAPPDATRVAVIGSEKHAFTQLEAVCAVRPIEAVRVFSPTPANRLRFAERAGAALDLEATAVNSAEAALEGADIVITATNAQSPVFEGRCLRPGMHVTSIANGDKTRVREEVDHDTIRRAARVCVTSKATVEANESDLFRAVRDGVLDWDGVCELGDVILGNAPGRTSAEDITLFKLQGMGIMDLAVGLRAYEVLKDSENAQRI